In Agrobacterium sp. RAC06, a single window of DNA contains:
- a CDS encoding peroxidase family protein codes for MVQVNQHDLEFILRQIKIAEANSVAHSGADAKALMNIWVDELGNLVPAGTAGATLAISAEHVPYGLRTVDGSYNNLGAGRENWGAVDQPFLDLLGDEWRVSDGDTFQIRTGQNSFTTIGGAYNPTGAVADADPRLISNLIVDQTLSNPAAIYTALLQAGFTGNVLNAVTAIKTQFDGLLASAKTANGLLPAAEQKTVAVLIADVTKTVAPALETTYGITFDGPSILIENVAPDEGLSAPYNSWFTLFGQFFDHGLDLVQKGGNDKIYIPLAQDDPLYVPGSFTNYMVLTRAPQQPLNLTTPFVDQNQTYSSVASKQLFLREYKMVDGKPVSTGHLLEGAKGIATWGEVKAQAREMLGINLTDEFVGAVPLFKMDAYGEFVRGPSGLPMVATGTPNNIVWVEGNLTTPINLANAVLTSHAFLDDIAHNAVPGLVDNDRNPATPAIMKTADTDAVANNAIPLNEFGQATTYDNELLDAHFVTGDGRGNENIGLTAVHHIFHSEHNRIVEQVKAQAIAAAQSGNLAFLNEWLATDVTALPGNLATLNWDGERLFQAARFTTEMQYQHLVFEEFARKVQPDVDAFVFNPSMDINPAIFAEFAHVVYRFGHSMLNETVDSVSASGAKSSMDLFTAFLNPTAYAPGQITADQGAGAVIRGMTGQVGNEIDEFVTDVLRNHLVGIPLDLAALNIARGRETGLPGLNAARAQFKEIANGDTQLDPYKNWVDFGMNLKNPASIVNFIAAYGTHATITGATTAEAKRDAAMKLVFGDSTLTETDRQAFLNGTGQYAQSLGGLNDVDLWIGGLAEKKMAFGGMLGSTFSFVFELQLENLQNGDRFYYLSRTQGLNLLNELEANSFAEMVIRNTDIGETGYAVPGDIFSVPDHVLYVDLEEQEKWGYDDPTGTDLFQNALSPMVKRDASTNFLQFNSLDHALIQGTDGDDIIISGGGDDTVWGRGGNDRIEAGYGVDKIHGGEGDDIITNSGTDIGETDFLMGEEGDDVIHGGSGLALVFGNQGSDVLIAGPDGKEMFGGEGDDFMLGGEGGDFLLGNEGDDWIEGGNGFDTTAGDNSELFFNSTILGHDVMFAGENEHDFDAESGDDIMVQGESVMRNEGMWGYDWAIHKGSTKSADADLLRPIFTTDQQDILRNRFDAVEGLSGYRLNDVLKGDNRSTAFPAEPDPEAEPDANLAGAENTMVKHHLSQAGIDRIAGLRELLGNLVQNSTTVGEAAREAEIAFDDGNILLGGGGSDLIEGRGGDDVIDGDAWLNVRIRIKDGDTIYTADSLAGPVYLQSQLVNGEIPANAAPSFGGKALSDLLLARTITPGQMEIVREIVNGGKAGDVDVAVYSDVRANYSIEQNADGSFTVTHVQVDPTGALGLIDSDGVDRLKNIEVLRFADGDVSLTPPKLYLQTPSSQYRDNFDTPAHNNSNGTAAWASSWGETNDTVTGNVVTGGQIQLDNGTNQLRFVGGDGAQIQRAVNLAGATTATLAYSIQEDGLDANDNESVRVWFSRDGSEANFVQVDVINSNTNNANRSITLTGPFTENASVRFVTTSLGNNDQVRIDNLAITYTTAPVVDYETTFTEDGADQNVAASPVIIENDRIVSARIVLTNAQQGDSFDIPNNLPGNINSSVDTSVAGRITVTLTGNEPQIGFWQAAIQAIEFRNNSENPSIVDRIIEVTVSDGVFNSNTATTTINVVAVNDVPNAGNDGVITNVQGSFTLPDWVLLQNDTDPDGVLSITGMTENQTQFGVQRTGASTTFTYTTQANRTATYTVSDGVASDTASVNISFDAGTINGTNAGNIIVGDATGSTIAAQGGNDIIFTGAGNDTVDAGTGNDIIVWNVGDGRDFVNGGTGNDTIIVNGDGTNEVFRVYSRVAALAAGITGLNGATEIVITRGGTTNANIIAELDNIEEIVINTGAGADQVIPIGNFNQTSLNVNTITINGSEGDDTVDISGLTSVHRILFRSGGGEDTIVGTLRDQDVVEIPEGADPASYTLTVNANGTKTLSNGSHSITFSGETPQLAVPGEHSEGEGNSPDDVPGPAGAFEYTARDIQGITNLLKGLPAFEGDDDTAGAGGVRDLSGNGNNIDNPTFGSADEPFLRLTEARYGAGVELDAQGNIINRALNPIFDGLDPRAISNAIGAQEANLPKAPNEANIFFMAFGQYFDHGLDFLPKGGAGKVIIDGADIPGPTAANFTDLTRGSLASPLQSASDTPQHINKTSPYVDQNQVYGSNVIVGQFLRESDGAGGVGSRILMGPEDPSAEGFHLMSTLRELLDHHRAAGTIFEGPGLGTGKTLLEYYPTLWTQADGYNMTVVRQLAGDFMGSSHALLLDANPMISPLDHYIGGDGRANENFTLTSMHTIWARNHNFHVEKLQAAGFEGTPEELFQAAKMVNEAEYQRVVFTEFADALIGGIQGDGSHGFEGYNDTANAGISHEFAAAVYRIGHSLIGDTITVKGPDGQNVSVNLFDAFLNPTNDVFTPQQVAQLQAMGYDPKPGYEQLGTGAILAGIVEQPAEDVDFNIVDAVRNDLVRIRADLFAFNVARGRDVGLGTLNQVKADLQASTDPYIKFAVEFLEANGGSMNPYSSWQDFQQRNGLSDVVLAQFIAAYPDLVLQADQIAAFKAINGNVVAVQPDGTGLVKGIDRVDLWVGGLAERHFNGGMAGDTFWVVLHEQFDRLQEADRLYYLERFDNFDLYENFIDGQGFSDIVTRNTGLTGLPEDIFSSDLEDGPTDGGEDNGDGGDDGGDDGQTDNDDEDDDGIDDGEDEDDGASEGEGDGDGAGSGTGGGSGGSTGGGTGTGGGTTPTPVPIAALTLIGTASADALVGAGGDDTILGGAGTDVLVGQGGSDILRGEDGDDVVSGGDGNDVINAGLGDDEVHAGGGNDIVFGGAGADLIFGDAGNDVIEGGAGDDRVWAGAGDDTVIATLNDGNDVYYGEDGTDTLDYAATSANLTVDLGNGFNQRGSVSGGTTGSDTFYGFENFIGGSGHDTITASSAVNVIDAGLGDDIFKFTSAANANGDTIYGFQTGDRIDFSGMGAMKLEAGQTIDAIGDVTITHEMRDGEEFTVIRGNTQGDNAADFELSLQGRHNLTINDFLGVS; via the coding sequence ATGGTCCAGGTCAACCAGCACGATCTCGAATTCATCCTGCGGCAGATCAAGATCGCCGAGGCGAACTCGGTCGCTCATTCTGGGGCCGATGCGAAGGCCCTGATGAACATCTGGGTCGATGAGCTCGGCAACTTGGTGCCGGCGGGCACTGCCGGCGCAACACTCGCGATCAGCGCCGAGCACGTACCCTACGGTCTGCGCACCGTCGACGGCAGCTACAACAATCTGGGCGCCGGTCGCGAGAATTGGGGCGCCGTCGATCAGCCGTTCCTCGACCTGCTTGGCGACGAGTGGCGCGTCAGCGACGGGGACACGTTTCAGATCCGGACCGGGCAGAACAGTTTCACAACGATCGGCGGCGCCTACAACCCGACCGGCGCCGTGGCCGATGCGGATCCCCGACTGATCTCTAACCTCATCGTCGATCAGACGCTGTCCAACCCCGCTGCGATCTACACGGCCCTCCTGCAGGCCGGCTTCACAGGCAATGTCCTCAACGCTGTGACGGCAATCAAGACGCAGTTCGATGGGCTTCTGGCTTCGGCCAAGACGGCCAACGGTCTGCTTCCGGCAGCCGAACAGAAGACTGTTGCAGTGCTCATTGCTGACGTCACGAAGACGGTGGCGCCTGCGCTTGAGACGACCTACGGCATCACCTTCGATGGCCCTTCCATACTGATCGAGAACGTGGCGCCGGACGAAGGCCTATCGGCGCCCTACAATTCTTGGTTCACGCTGTTCGGCCAGTTCTTCGATCACGGCCTCGATCTGGTCCAGAAGGGCGGCAACGACAAGATCTACATTCCGCTGGCACAGGATGACCCGCTATACGTGCCCGGCAGTTTCACCAACTACATGGTGCTGACACGCGCGCCACAACAGCCGCTCAACCTGACCACGCCGTTCGTCGATCAGAACCAGACCTATTCGTCTGTCGCGTCAAAGCAGCTTTTTCTGCGCGAGTACAAGATGGTCGACGGCAAGCCCGTATCGACCGGTCACCTGCTCGAAGGGGCCAAGGGCATCGCCACTTGGGGCGAAGTCAAGGCACAGGCGCGTGAGATGCTCGGCATCAATCTGACCGACGAATTTGTCGGGGCGGTGCCGTTGTTCAAGATGGATGCCTACGGCGAATTCGTTCGCGGGCCGAGCGGCCTTCCGATGGTCGCCACCGGTACTCCCAACAATATCGTATGGGTCGAAGGTAATCTCACCACGCCGATCAATCTCGCAAATGCCGTCCTGACCAGCCATGCCTTCCTCGACGACATCGCGCATAATGCTGTGCCCGGCCTGGTCGACAACGACCGCAACCCGGCCACCCCCGCCATCATGAAGACGGCGGATACCGATGCTGTCGCAAACAATGCCATCCCGCTCAATGAGTTCGGTCAGGCCACCACCTATGACAACGAACTGCTCGACGCGCATTTCGTCACGGGCGACGGTCGCGGCAACGAAAACATCGGCCTGACCGCCGTCCACCACATTTTCCACTCCGAGCACAACCGCATTGTCGAGCAGGTGAAGGCACAGGCGATCGCTGCGGCCCAAAGCGGCAACTTGGCCTTCCTGAACGAATGGCTCGCGACGGACGTGACGGCTCTGCCCGGCAACCTTGCCACGCTGAACTGGGATGGCGAGCGTCTGTTCCAGGCAGCCCGCTTCACCACCGAAATGCAGTACCAGCATCTGGTCTTCGAAGAGTTCGCCCGCAAGGTCCAGCCGGATGTCGACGCCTTCGTCTTCAATCCGTCGATGGATATCAATCCGGCGATCTTCGCCGAGTTCGCCCATGTCGTCTATCGCTTCGGCCATTCGATGCTGAATGAGACGGTAGACAGCGTGAGCGCCTCAGGTGCCAAGTCGTCGATGGACCTGTTCACCGCCTTCCTGAACCCGACAGCTTACGCACCGGGTCAGATCACCGCCGACCAGGGCGCCGGCGCCGTCATTCGCGGCATGACCGGTCAGGTCGGCAACGAGATCGACGAATTCGTCACGGACGTTCTGCGCAACCATCTGGTTGGCATTCCGCTCGACCTTGCGGCGCTGAACATCGCTCGCGGCCGCGAGACCGGTCTTCCGGGCCTCAATGCTGCGCGCGCCCAGTTCAAGGAAATCGCCAACGGCGACACACAGCTCGACCCCTACAAGAACTGGGTCGACTTCGGCATGAACCTCAAGAACCCGGCCTCGATCGTTAACTTTATCGCTGCCTATGGAACGCATGCGACGATTACCGGTGCCACGACTGCTGAGGCCAAACGTGATGCAGCGATGAAGCTCGTCTTCGGTGACAGCACGCTGACTGAGACGGATCGCCAGGCCTTCCTCAATGGCACAGGGCAATATGCGCAGAGCCTTGGCGGCCTCAACGACGTCGATCTCTGGATTGGCGGTCTGGCCGAGAAGAAGATGGCCTTCGGCGGCATGCTGGGCTCGACCTTCTCCTTCGTCTTCGAACTCCAGCTTGAAAACCTGCAGAACGGCGACCGTTTCTACTATCTGTCGCGCACCCAGGGTCTGAACCTTCTCAACGAACTGGAAGCCAATTCCTTCGCCGAAATGGTCATCCGCAACACCGATATCGGCGAGACCGGATATGCCGTGCCGGGCGACATCTTCTCCGTCCCGGATCATGTGCTCTACGTCGACCTCGAAGAGCAGGAGAAGTGGGGGTACGACGATCCGACGGGTACCGATCTCTTCCAGAACGCGCTGTCGCCCATGGTGAAGCGGGATGCGAGCACCAATTTCCTCCAGTTCAACAGTCTCGATCACGCCTTGATCCAGGGCACTGACGGTGACGACATCATCATTTCTGGTGGCGGCGACGACACCGTCTGGGGCCGTGGCGGCAATGACCGGATCGAAGCCGGCTATGGTGTCGACAAGATCCACGGGGGTGAAGGCGACGATATCATCACCAATTCCGGCACCGACATCGGCGAAACCGACTTCCTCATGGGTGAGGAAGGAGACGACGTCATCCATGGCGGCTCCGGCCTGGCGCTTGTCTTTGGCAACCAGGGCTCTGACGTGTTGATCGCCGGCCCTGATGGCAAGGAGATGTTCGGCGGCGAAGGCGACGACTTCATGCTCGGCGGCGAAGGCGGCGACTTCCTGCTCGGCAACGAAGGCGACGACTGGATCGAAGGCGGCAACGGCTTCGACACGACAGCCGGCGACAATTCCGAACTGTTCTTCAACTCGACTATCCTCGGCCACGACGTCATGTTCGCCGGCGAGAACGAACATGACTTTGACGCCGAGTCCGGCGACGACATCATGGTGCAGGGCGAAAGCGTCATGCGCAATGAAGGCATGTGGGGCTATGACTGGGCGATCCACAAGGGCAGCACCAAGTCGGCTGATGCCGATCTTTTGCGGCCGATCTTCACGACCGATCAACAGGATATCCTGCGCAATCGTTTCGATGCCGTGGAAGGACTATCTGGCTACCGCCTGAACGACGTCCTGAAGGGTGACAACCGCTCGACAGCCTTCCCGGCAGAGCCTGATCCGGAAGCCGAGCCCGACGCCAATCTTGCCGGCGCCGAAAACACCATGGTCAAGCACCACCTCAGCCAGGCAGGCATCGATCGCATCGCCGGCCTGCGGGAACTGCTGGGCAACCTCGTCCAGAACTCCACAACTGTAGGCGAAGCCGCCCGCGAGGCTGAAATCGCCTTCGACGACGGCAATATCCTGCTCGGCGGCGGCGGCAGCGACCTCATCGAAGGTCGCGGTGGCGACGACGTCATCGATGGCGATGCCTGGCTTAACGTGCGCATCCGCATCAAGGATGGCGACACTATCTATACGGCCGACAGTCTGGCGGGTCCTGTCTATCTGCAGTCGCAGCTGGTCAATGGCGAAATCCCGGCCAACGCAGCGCCGTCTTTCGGTGGCAAGGCGCTGTCTGATCTCCTGCTGGCGCGGACCATCACACCGGGCCAGATGGAGATCGTTCGCGAAATCGTAAACGGCGGCAAAGCGGGCGATGTCGATGTCGCAGTCTATTCCGACGTTCGGGCGAATTATTCGATCGAGCAGAATGCAGATGGCAGCTTTACGGTCACCCATGTGCAGGTTGATCCGACCGGTGCGCTCGGGTTGATCGATTCAGACGGCGTCGACCGCTTGAAAAACATCGAGGTGCTGCGGTTTGCCGATGGCGATGTTTCGCTGACACCGCCGAAGCTCTATCTGCAGACGCCCTCGAGCCAGTATCGCGACAACTTCGACACGCCTGCGCACAACAATTCCAACGGAACCGCAGCCTGGGCTTCATCCTGGGGCGAAACAAACGACACCGTCACGGGTAATGTTGTCACCGGCGGCCAGATTCAGCTCGACAATGGCACGAACCAGCTTCGCTTCGTGGGCGGTGATGGTGCGCAGATCCAGAGAGCAGTGAACCTTGCCGGAGCGACAACCGCGACACTTGCCTATTCAATTCAGGAAGATGGCCTCGATGCAAACGACAACGAGTCCGTCCGTGTTTGGTTCTCCAGAGACGGCAGCGAGGCAAACTTCGTTCAGGTCGATGTCATCAACAGCAACACAAACAATGCCAATCGCAGCATTACGCTGACCGGACCTTTCACTGAAAATGCGAGCGTTCGGTTCGTAACCACGTCACTCGGCAACAATGACCAGGTCCGCATCGACAACCTGGCGATTACCTACACCACCGCCCCCGTGGTCGATTACGAGACGACCTTCACGGAAGACGGTGCAGACCAGAACGTGGCCGCAAGTCCGGTCATCATCGAAAATGATCGGATCGTCTCGGCGCGCATCGTTCTGACGAATGCACAGCAGGGAGATAGTTTCGACATCCCGAATAACCTGCCGGGCAACATCAACAGCTCGGTCGACACGAGTGTTGCCGGCCGCATCACGGTTACCCTCACCGGCAACGAGCCGCAGATCGGCTTCTGGCAAGCCGCGATCCAGGCGATTGAGTTCCGCAACAACTCTGAGAATCCCAGCATCGTCGACCGCATCATCGAAGTTACGGTCAGTGACGGTGTCTTCAACAGCAACACCGCGACAACGACGATCAACGTGGTCGCGGTCAATGACGTGCCGAATGCTGGGAATGACGGTGTCATCACCAATGTCCAGGGCAGCTTCACACTGCCCGATTGGGTATTGCTGCAGAACGACACCGATCCGGACGGGGTCCTGTCGATTACCGGCATGACGGAAAACCAGACTCAGTTTGGGGTTCAGCGAACGGGCGCTTCAACCACCTTTACCTACACGACCCAGGCGAACCGGACCGCAACCTATACCGTCAGCGACGGGGTGGCCTCCGATACGGCATCCGTGAACATCTCCTTTGACGCCGGCACCATCAACGGGACGAATGCCGGGAACATCATCGTCGGCGACGCCACCGGATCAACGATTGCTGCTCAAGGCGGAAACGACATTATCTTCACCGGCGCAGGCAACGACACGGTCGATGCCGGAACGGGCAATGATATCATCGTCTGGAACGTCGGCGACGGCCGTGACTTCGTCAACGGCGGCACCGGCAACGATACGATCATCGTCAACGGCGACGGTACAAATGAAGTCTTCCGCGTCTACTCCCGTGTCGCAGCGCTTGCCGCCGGCATCACCGGACTGAACGGGGCGACCGAAATCGTCATCACCCGCGGTGGCACGACGAATGCCAACATCATTGCCGAGCTCGACAACATCGAGGAGATCGTCATCAACACGGGTGCCGGTGCCGATCAGGTCATTCCGATCGGCAACTTCAATCAGACCAGCCTGAACGTCAACACAATCACGATCAATGGCTCTGAAGGTGATGATACGGTTGACATCTCCGGTCTTACTTCGGTTCATCGTATTCTATTCCGGTCGGGCGGCGGAGAAGACACAATCGTCGGAACACTACGTGACCAGGACGTGGTCGAAATCCCAGAAGGAGCAGATCCGGCAAGCTACACCCTGACGGTCAACGCCAATGGAACCAAGACCCTTTCGAATGGGTCGCATTCGATAACCTTCTCCGGCGAGACCCCTCAACTGGCCGTGCCGGGTGAGCATTCGGAGGGTGAAGGAAACAGTCCCGACGATGTTCCCGGCCCGGCGGGCGCCTTCGAATACACAGCGCGCGATATCCAGGGCATCACCAACCTCCTCAAGGGCTTGCCCGCCTTCGAGGGAGATGATGATACGGCAGGTGCTGGCGGCGTCCGTGATCTCTCGGGCAACGGCAACAACATCGACAATCCGACGTTCGGGTCCGCCGACGAGCCCTTCCTCCGCCTGACCGAAGCCCGCTATGGAGCCGGTGTCGAGCTGGATGCCCAGGGCAACATCATCAACCGGGCCCTCAACCCGATCTTCGACGGGCTCGATCCACGGGCGATCTCCAATGCCATCGGTGCGCAGGAGGCAAACCTGCCGAAGGCGCCGAACGAGGCCAACATCTTCTTCATGGCCTTCGGTCAGTATTTCGACCACGGTCTCGACTTCCTGCCAAAGGGTGGGGCCGGCAAGGTGATCATCGACGGTGCCGACATCCCCGGACCGACGGCGGCCAACTTCACCGATCTCACCCGTGGCTCGCTGGCGAGCCCGCTGCAATCGGCGAGTGATACGCCCCAGCATATCAACAAGACCTCGCCTTACGTCGACCAGAACCAGGTCTATGGTTCGAATGTGATCGTAGGTCAGTTCCTGCGGGAAAGCGACGGCGCCGGCGGTGTCGGTTCGCGGATCCTGATGGGTCCGGAAGATCCCTCGGCGGAGGGCTTCCACCTGATGTCGACGCTGCGCGAATTGCTCGATCATCACCGGGCAGCCGGAACCATCTTCGAAGGGCCGGGCCTCGGCACTGGCAAGACCCTGCTCGAGTACTATCCGACCCTGTGGACGCAGGCGGACGGCTACAACATGACCGTCGTCCGGCAGCTCGCCGGTGACTTCATGGGCTCGAGCCACGCCCTGTTGCTCGACGCCAACCCGATGATCAGCCCGCTTGATCACTATATCGGCGGTGACGGTCGTGCGAACGAAAACTTCACGCTGACCTCGATGCACACCATCTGGGCCCGCAACCACAACTTCCACGTCGAGAAGCTGCAGGCTGCGGGTTTTGAGGGCACCCCGGAAGAACTCTTCCAGGCGGCCAAGATGGTCAATGAAGCCGAGTATCAGCGCGTCGTCTTCACGGAATTCGCCGATGCGCTCATCGGCGGCATCCAGGGCGACGGCAGCCATGGCTTCGAAGGGTACAACGACACGGCAAACGCCGGCATCAGCCACGAGTTTGCGGCTGCGGTCTACCGTATCGGCCACTCGCTGATCGGCGACACGATCACGGTCAAGGGGCCGGATGGGCAAAACGTCTCGGTCAATCTGTTCGATGCCTTCTTGAACCCGACCAACGATGTGTTCACACCGCAACAGGTCGCGCAGCTGCAGGCCATGGGTTACGATCCGAAGCCCGGCTACGAGCAGCTCGGCACCGGTGCGATCCTTGCTGGCATCGTCGAGCAACCGGCGGAAGACGTAGACTTCAACATCGTCGATGCGGTTCGAAACGACCTCGTGCGTATCCGCGCCGATCTCTTCGCCTTCAACGTGGCGCGTGGACGCGACGTCGGTCTCGGCACGCTCAATCAGGTCAAGGCCGATCTGCAGGCCTCGACCGATCCCTACATCAAGTTCGCTGTCGAGTTCCTCGAAGCCAATGGCGGTTCGATGAACCCCTACTCCAGCTGGCAGGACTTCCAGCAGCGCAACGGGCTCAGCGATGTCGTACTTGCGCAGTTCATCGCAGCTTATCCGGATCTCGTGTTGCAGGCCGACCAGATCGCAGCCTTCAAGGCAATCAACGGCAATGTCGTCGCGGTCCAGCCCGATGGCACCGGTCTGGTCAAGGGCATTGATCGCGTCGATCTCTGGGTCGGTGGTCTTGCCGAGAGGCACTTCAACGGCGGCATGGCCGGCGACACCTTCTGGGTCGTCCTGCATGAGCAGTTCGATCGCCTGCAGGAAGCGGATCGCCTCTACTATCTGGAGCGCTTCGACAATTTCGACCTCTATGAGAACTTCATTGATGGCCAGGGCTTCTCTGACATCGTCACCCGCAACACCGGTCTCACCGGCCTGCCGGAAGACATCTTCTCGTCGGATCTCGAGGATGGCCCCACCGATGGCGGGGAAGACAACGGTGATGGCGGCGATGACGGCGGCGATGACGGCCAGACCGACAACGACGATGAAGACGACGATGGCATCGACGATGGTGAAGATGAGGACGACGGCGCCTCGGAAGGCGAAGGGGACGGCGATGGCGCCGGCTCTGGCACAGGTGGTGGCTCTGGTGGCAGCACAGGCGGCGGCACAGG